One genomic region from Cetobacterium sp. 8H encodes:
- a CDS encoding SIMPL domain-containing protein, with product MKKTIGAISIFLSTMCLAKDAPTISVVGNGTISAKPDTLSIIATVETINLNSEKAISENTAIINNAIKLLKKEGLKDKNIKTENYSLNYRSDYNNKDNDMKYYVRNQIVITSEDLENTSKILTALNSGGVNNIGEVNFYVADRKELEDKAYVLAYEDAKSKAQLIAGIDKFTITPKDINLSFSAPRPVGYMLSANSKMGDAPIPVTVPNNVDVTASMNVTFYMEK from the coding sequence ATGAAAAAAACAATAGGAGCTATTTCTATTTTTTTATCTACAATGTGTTTAGCAAAAGATGCTCCGACAATCTCAGTTGTTGGTAATGGAACTATCTCTGCAAAGCCCGATACCCTTAGTATTATCGCTACTGTAGAAACAATAAATCTAAATTCAGAAAAAGCTATTAGTGAAAATACAGCTATTATTAACAATGCAATCAAACTTTTAAAAAAAGAGGGCCTTAAAGATAAAAATATTAAAACTGAGAACTATTCTCTTAATTATAGAAGTGACTATAATAATAAAGATAATGATATGAAATATTATGTCAGAAATCAAATTGTTATTACAAGTGAGGATTTAGAAAATACTTCTAAAATATTAACTGCTCTTAATAGTGGCGGTGTTAACAATATTGGTGAAGTTAATTTCTATGTTGCAGATAGAAAGGAGCTTGAAGACAAAGCCTATGTTTTAGCTTATGAAGATGCAAAATCCAAAGCTCAACTTATTGCTGGTATTGATAAATTTACGATAACTCCAAAAGATATTAATCTTAGTTTTTCAGCTCCAAGACCTGTTGGATATATGTTGTCTGCTAATTCTAAAATGGGTGATGCTCCAATCCCTGTAACTGTTCCTAATAATGTTGATGTAACTGCAAGTATGAACGTTACATTCTATATGGAAAAATAA
- a CDS encoding nitroreductase family protein, which yields MLNDLLMKTRSYRSFDSTKIGFENLESMIEAARLGGSARNSQTIRFTLVDSESLCHKIFPHTAWAGAIPWSPTLEESPRAYILISTLKDSPLSPVTLGIDIGIAAQNILLKATDLGFGGCLIGSFNKADVSKTLDLDLELYNPQILIALGKPTDKVIITEGNTNNLKYHRDIDTQTHYVPKLPLSTLILKKF from the coding sequence ATGTTAAATGATCTATTAATGAAAACTCGTTCTTATAGAAGTTTTGATTCTACTAAAATAGGATTTGAAAATTTAGAAAGTATGATTGAAGCAGCTCGTTTAGGAGGATCTGCTAGAAATAGTCAAACTATTAGATTTACTCTTGTTGACTCTGAAAGCCTTTGTCATAAAATATTTCCACATACTGCTTGGGCGGGTGCTATCCCTTGGAGTCCAACTCTAGAAGAAAGTCCTAGAGCTTACATCTTAATTAGTACTTTAAAAGATTCTCCTCTTTCTCCAGTTACTCTTGGAATTGATATTGGTATAGCTGCTCAAAACATTCTATTAAAAGCTACCGATCTTGGTTTTGGTGGTTGCTTAATTGGTTCTTTTAATAAAGCAGATGTATCTAAAACTCTTGATTTAGATTTAGAACTTTATAACCCTCAAATTTTAATAGCTTTGGGGAAACCTACTGATAAAGTTATTATTACAGAAGGAAATACTAATAATTTAAAGTATCATAGAGATATTGATACTCAAACTCATTATGTACCTAAATTACCACTTAGTACATTAATATTAAAAAAATTTTAG
- a CDS encoding AMP-binding protein: protein MEFIYDRKKTAVIYKDREYSYAEIIKMAKIYSSLLKIENGDRVSVFMENRVEYIASVLGVWNKKGTCTNLDASYSVDQLIYVFKDSFPKYIITSNENIEIVKEAKRVSGSEIQILNVDEINTDIDFIVDKYSIEVQDKESVAVMLYTSGTTGNPKGVMLTFDNLMSNVEGVKEINLVTQEDSVLAMLPFHHVLPLVLTMLMPLHFGCLIVILEELSSEAIKRNLQRYKITVVIGVPRVWEMFHKGIMGKIKASSLSLKMFKLCKKINSKGLSKIIFKKVHEGFGGNIRILVSGGAKLDQEICEDFKTFGMDMLEGYGLTETSPIISFNRPGDIIPGTVGVPLPGVVVRLGEDGEIVVKGRNVMKGYYNKPEATAEAIDKDGWFHTGDLGQFDGDHIRIIGRKKEMIVLSNGKNINPADVEAEIMKGTDLIQEVAVAEHDNHLVALVYPNFKVLEEKKIANAKEAIKWEVIDKYNVTAPKYRKVLDIVILKEELPKTKLGKLRRFMLKDLLKGVSSVESEVVEKKPVEKKVSTSPEINSLEFKEITKYILTLHDEIEIIPESHLEIDLGLDSLDIVEIITFVENTFGVEIHEEDFAKIKTVEALCQYIREKGGNFEEQEINWQKIFSEPVEVKMPSSKYVGLITGLLKPFFSTYIKLEKNTAKLEEKSPVIFVGNHQSMLDAFAFGQAMPKEFLKNTYFLAINIHFEGALKKHLADNGNLILVDVNKNLKETLKISAKVLKEGKNLVIFPEGARTRDGEIQEFKKTFGILSKELNIPVVPFAIKGAYDLMPYGSSRPKSGKMSVTILDKIEPQNMTVDEIVEKSKKEILNILNR from the coding sequence ATGGAATTTATATACGATCGTAAAAAAACAGCAGTAATCTATAAAGATAGAGAGTATTCATATGCTGAAATAATAAAAATGGCAAAAATATACTCAAGTTTATTAAAAATAGAAAACGGTGATAGAGTTTCTGTTTTTATGGAAAATAGAGTTGAATATATCGCTTCAGTTTTAGGTGTATGGAATAAAAAGGGAACATGTACAAACCTTGATGCAAGTTATAGTGTAGATCAGTTGATATATGTATTTAAAGACTCATTCCCAAAATACATAATAACGTCAAATGAAAACATCGAAATCGTTAAAGAAGCCAAAAGAGTTTCTGGATCGGAAATACAGATATTAAACGTAGATGAGATAAATACAGATATTGATTTTATAGTAGATAAATATTCCATAGAAGTCCAAGATAAAGAGAGTGTTGCAGTTATGTTATATACATCCGGAACAACAGGAAACCCTAAAGGAGTAATGTTGACATTTGACAATTTAATGTCTAATGTAGAAGGGGTAAAAGAGATAAATCTAGTAACGCAAGAAGATAGTGTCCTTGCAATGTTACCATTTCATCATGTGCTACCTTTAGTATTGACAATGCTAATGCCATTACATTTTGGATGTTTAATTGTTATTTTAGAAGAGCTATCTTCAGAAGCTATAAAAAGAAATTTACAAAGATATAAAATAACTGTAGTTATTGGAGTTCCAAGAGTTTGGGAAATGTTCCATAAAGGAATTATGGGGAAAATTAAAGCTAGTTCTTTAAGTTTAAAAATGTTTAAACTTTGTAAAAAAATAAATAGCAAAGGTCTAAGCAAAATTATTTTCAAGAAAGTTCATGAAGGATTTGGTGGAAATATAAGAATCTTAGTTTCTGGTGGAGCAAAATTAGATCAAGAAATCTGTGAAGATTTTAAAACTTTTGGAATGGATATGTTAGAAGGATATGGACTTACAGAAACATCACCTATAATTTCTTTTAATAGACCAGGAGATATTATTCCAGGTACAGTAGGTGTTCCTCTTCCAGGAGTAGTAGTTAGATTGGGAGAAGATGGAGAGATTGTTGTAAAAGGTAGAAATGTAATGAAAGGCTATTATAATAAACCTGAAGCAACAGCAGAAGCAATAGATAAAGATGGATGGTTTCATACAGGGGACTTAGGTCAGTTTGATGGAGATCACATAAGAATAATTGGAAGAAAAAAAGAGATGATAGTTCTTTCTAATGGAAAAAATATAAACCCAGCAGATGTTGAAGCTGAAATTATGAAAGGGACAGATTTAATACAAGAAGTGGCTGTAGCTGAGCATGACAATCACTTAGTAGCATTAGTTTATCCTAACTTTAAAGTGTTGGAAGAAAAGAAAATAGCAAATGCAAAGGAAGCTATCAAGTGGGAAGTTATTGATAAATATAATGTAACTGCTCCAAAATATAGAAAAGTTTTAGATATAGTTATATTAAAAGAGGAACTTCCAAAAACAAAACTAGGAAAACTTAGAAGATTTATGTTAAAAGATCTTCTAAAGGGAGTTTCATCAGTAGAAAGTGAGGTTGTTGAGAAAAAACCAGTTGAAAAGAAAGTTTCAACATCACCAGAAATAAATTCTTTAGAGTTTAAAGAGATAACAAAATATATATTAACACTTCATGATGAAATAGAAATAATTCCAGAATCTCATTTAGAAATTGATTTAGGATTAGATTCTTTAGATATCGTTGAAATTATAACTTTTGTTGAAAATACTTTTGGAGTAGAAATACATGAAGAAGATTTTGCAAAAATAAAAACTGTGGAAGCACTGTGCCAATATATAAGAGAAAAAGGCGGTAATTTTGAAGAGCAAGAAATAAATTGGCAAAAGATATTCTCTGAACCAGTTGAAGTTAAAATGCCATCATCTAAATATGTTGGATTAATAACAGGATTATTAAAACCATTTTTCTCAACATACATAAAACTTGAGAAAAATACAGCAAAACTAGAGGAAAAATCACCAGTTATTTTTGTAGGAAATCATCAAAGCATGTTAGATGCGTTTGCATTTGGACAAGCTATGCCTAAAGAATTTTTGAAAAATACATATTTCTTAGCTATAAATATTCATTTTGAAGGAGCATTAAAAAAACATTTAGCAGACAATGGAAATTTAATTTTAGTAGATGTTAATAAGAATTTAAAAGAGACTTTAAAGATTTCAGCAAAAGTATTAAAAGAAGGAAAAAATTTAGTTATCTTCCCTGAAGGAGCAAGAACTAGAGATGGAGAGATACAAGAATTTAAAAAGACATTTGGAATTTTATCCAAAGAGTTAAATATTCCTGTTGTTCCTTTTGCAATTAAAGGAGCATATGATTTAATGCCATACGGATCTTCAAGACCAAAATCAGGAAAAATGAGTGTGACAATTTTAGATAAAATAGAACCACAAAATATGACTGTTGACGAAATTGTTGAAAAATCTAAAAAAGAAATTCTAAATATATTAAATAGATAA